One Baekduia alba genomic window, GTTCGGCGACCGCCCGGCCATCAAGCTCGACGACGCCGTCTTCAACTACACGCTGCTCGACGAGGCTTCGGCCCGCGTCGCGACGATGTTGAAGTCCATGGGCCTGGAGCCCGGCGACCGCGTCGGGATCATGCTCCCGAACGTGCCGTACTTCCCGGTCGCCTACTACGGCATCCTCCGGGCGGGCGGCGTCGTGGTCCCGATGAACGTGCTGCTCAAGGGGCGCGAGGTCGGCTTCTACCTCAAGGACCCGGGCGCGAAGGTCGTCTTCGCCTGGCACGACTTCCTCGACGCCGCGCAGACCGGCGCCGACGACGCCGGCGCGCAGCTGATCGACGTCAAGCCAGGGGAGATCGAGGGCCGGATCTTCGAGCACGAGCCCGACCTCGACGTCGCCGAGGTCGCCGACGACGACACCGCGGTGATCCTGTACACGTCGGGCACGACCGGCCAGCCCAAGGGCGCCGAGCTGACGCACGGCAACCTGATGAAGAACGCAGCGGCGTCACGCGCGCTCTTCGGCCTCGACGAGGACGTCGTCGTCCTCGGCGCGCTGCCGTTGTTCCACTCCTTCGGCCAGACGTGCGGCATGAACGCGACCATCGGCGCCGGCGGCTGCCTGTCCTTGATCCCGCGCTTCGACCCGGCCAAGGCGCTGGAGATCATCGAGCGCGACAAGGTGAAGGTCTTCGAGGGCGTGCCGACGATGTACGGCGCGATGCTGCACCAGCCCGACCGCGAGAAGCACGACACGTCGTCGCTCGAGATCTGCGCGTCCGGCGGCGCCGCGCTGCCCGTCGAGCTGCTGCGCGGCTTCGACGAGGCGTTCCACTGCAAGGTGCTCGAGGGCTACGGGTTGAGCGAGACCTCGCCGGTCGCGTCGTTCAACCACCCTGACAAGGAGCGCAAGCCGGGCTCGATCGGCACGCCGATCGCCGGCGTCGAGATGAAGGTCGTCGACGAGGACGGCAAGGACCTGCCGACCGGCGACGTCGGCGAGATCGTCATCAAGGGCCACAACGTGATGAAGGGCTACTGGAACAAGCCCGAGGCGACGGCCGAGGCGATCAAGGACGGGTGGTTCCACTCGGGCGACCTCGCCAAGGTCGACGACGACGGCTACTTCTTCATCGTCGACCGCAAGAAGGACATGATCATCCGTGGCGGCTACAACGTGTACCCGCGCGAGATCGAGGAGGTGCTCTACGAGCACCCGGCCGTGCGCGAGGCCGCCGTCGTCGGCGTGCCGCACGACGACCTGGGGGAGGAGGTCGGCGCCGCCGTCGCCCTCAAGGAGGGCGAGGAGCTGAGCGCCGAGGAGCTCCAGGCCTACGTGAAGGAGAACGTCGCGGCCTACAAGTACCCGCGGCACATCTGGTTCGTGTCCGATCTGCCCAAGGGGCCGACCGGCAAGATCCTCAAGCGGGAGATCGACGTCCCGCAGCAAGCCGATAAGGCTTAGGTCCCAGGCCATTTGCCCCGGCCGTACCGGTACGGGGCGTAGCGCTGAGCTTCACGGTCCATTCACGGACGGGGACGCTCGTTCCTGGTACGTTGCCCGCGACCGGCCGGGGATGAGATCCGGCGCAGCAAGCAGTACATGGAGGAACTCGCTGACATGGCCAGCGGAATCGTTAAGTGGTTCAGTGACGACAAGGGCTTCGGCTTCATCACGCCGGATGAGGGTGGCAAGGACTTGTTCGTCCACCACAGCGCCATCGTCGCCGACGGCTACCGCTCCCTCCCCGAGGGGGCGGCGGTGACGTATGAGGAAGAGGCCGGGGACAAGGGCCCCAAGGCCGTCAACGTCGTCCGTTCCTGACAGCCGTCACGGCTTCGTCAGAGCAGCGCGAAGGCCCGCGTCCCAGCGGGCCTTCGTCGTTGTGCTGCGAAGTCCTGCGCGGTCAGCCCTGCTCCTCGTCTAGGTGAGCAGGATCACGAGGATGATGATGATCAGCAGGGTGCCGAGTCCGATGTACATGCCTTCGGTGTACCCCTGGGCGATGCGCGCCACGCAAGGTGGCGCTCCACAAAGCGGTGTGGCTCAGTGCTCGGCGACGCCCGCGTCGGGCGGGTCCAGCGGCAGGCCGAGGTCGTCCCACGCGAGCAGGCCGCCGGTCAAGCTGTAGGCCTCGTAGCCCGAGGCGCGGAAGGCCTGGGCCGCCATGAACGAGCGCGAGCCGGCACGACACTGGAAGACCACCGGCTGGTCCTTGTCGATGCTCGCGGCCTGGCCGGTGAGGTCGTTGAGCGGGATGTGGCGGACGTCGCCGGGGATCCGGCTCTGGTCCCACTCATAGCCCTCGCGCACGTCGACGAGCTGGATCTCGCCGGCCTCGAACCGCCGGCGAGCGTCCTCGGGGGTGATCTCGATGTCGTTGCTGCTCACGCGCGGCAGTTTAGGACCGCACGAGCACGAACCGCCCGGCGAGCCGGTGCAGCTCCTCGGCGCTGCGCGTCAGCTCCTCGGCGGACGCGACGATCTGCTTGGTCGAGGCGACGGTCTGGTTCGACGACGCCGCGACCTGCTGGGCGGCGGCGCTGGACTGCTCGGCGACCGACGCGACCTCGCCGACGTCGGCGTCGACCTTCTGCGAGCTCTCGGCGATCGCGCCGATCGACGCGGCGATCTCCGCGACGCGGCCGGACGTGACCTCGACGGCCTCGCCGATCTCGGCGAACGACGCGCGGGCGGCCTCGACCGTCGCGACGCCGTCCTCGGTGCGCGCCGCGCCGTCCTCGACGACGGTGAGCGCGCGCTCGGTCTCGGTCTGGATCTCGGCGATCAGCGAGGCGATCGACGACGCGGCCTGCTGGCTCTCGTCGGCGAGCTTGCGGACCTCCTCGGCGACGACCGCGAAGCCGCGGCCCTGCTCGCCGGCGCGGGCCGCCTCGATGGCCGCGTTCAAGGCCAACAGGTTGGTCTGCCCGGCGATGCCGCCGATCGTGTCGACCATCGAGCCGATGCGCGACGAGCGGTCGCCGAGCGAGCGGATCGTCGCGGTGACCTCGGCCGACGCGCCGCTGACGGCCATCATCGCCTCGGACGCCGCGCCCACCGCGGCCGCGCCCTCGTGGGCGAGCTCGCGGGCCCGGCCGGCCTGGTCGGCGGCGTCGGCGGCGCCGCGGGCGGAGTCCTGGGTCGCCGAGGCGACGTTCGTGGACAGGCCGCGCACCTCGAAGACGGACGCGACCTGGCGCTCGGCGCCCGACGCGACCTCGCCGACGGCGCGGGCGATCTCGTCGACGGCGCGGCCGGCCTCGTCGGCGTCGACCACGACGCGGCTGGACACCTGGGCGACGGTCTCGGCGGCCTGCGACAGGTCGTGGACCATGCCGCGCAGGCCGGCGGTCATCGCCGTGAGCGAGCGGCGCAGCTCGTCGCGCTCGGAGCGCGGGGCGAGCTCACCCGAGAGGTCGCCCTCGGCGACGCTGCCCGCGTGGTCGGCGATCAGGCGCAGCTCGGCGAGCATGCGCTGGACGGCGCCGGCCGAGCGGCCGACCTCGTCGAAGTCGTGGACGAGCAGGTGCACGTCGGGCTCCAGATCGCCGTCGGCGATCGAGTTGGCCGCGTGCGAGATCTCCGACAGGCGCTTCTTGATCTCGATCTGCGACCACAGCGACATCGCGACGACGCAGATCAGGAGCAGCACGGTGCCCGCGACGAACGCGGTCTTGGCGCTGCTGACCCCGTCCTCGACGTGGCGCGCGTCGATCGCTGAGATCTTGCTCAGGACGACGGTGATCTCCACGCTCACGAAGACGAGCAGCGCGACGACGGCCAGCAGGATCCGCATCCGCGTGGATGCGAGTCGGCTGACCTTGCGGGTCTCCTCCACCTCGGTCATACCCCGGGTTCTCGGCATGCGCGCACGGCCCTTGAGCGGTGGACCGCCTTCGTCAGCCCATCGTCGGGTCCGGAAGTCAGCCCCAGAACAGGTTGAACAGGCCGAACTGGTGCTCGGGGTGCCAGCCGACGTCCGGGCCCAGGCGCATGCGCAGCGCGTCGTTGAGGCGGACGAAGCGCCAGGCGCGCAGCGCGTCGTTGGCGGCGAGGTTGCCGTCGGGGACGATGAGCGTGCCCGCCGCAGGGCCGCCGGTGGCGGCGGCCATCAGCGCGACGCCGGTCTCGGGCCGGGTGGCGGCGATCGCGGTCCCGGCGCCCCAGGGTGAGGCGATCGCCCAGCCGGTCATGCCGTTCACGACACCGCCCCACCCACCCGCGAAGACCCCGGCGAGCGGGTGGATGGCGTCCAGGACGGCGTCGCGGCGCTCGCCCGTGACGGCCTGGTCGAGCGCGCGGATGCGGGCGCGGTCGGCGTCGCCGAGGCGCTGGAGGTCGAGCGGCGGGGCCGCGCCCGCGACGCCGCGCCAGGCGATCGCGCGCTGCTCGGCGACGAAGCCGAGGCGCTCGTAGACGGGGCGGCCGGCCTCGGTGGCGTAGAGCAGCACGGTCTGGGCGCCGTGGTTGCGCAGCCACCGGACCGCGGCCTCGGTGAGCGCGGTGCCGAGGCCGGAGCGACGGGCCTCGGGCGAGACGCCGAGCGCGCCGATCCAGCCTGAGGTCGCGAACGCCGCGCAGCAGGCGACGCCGACGATCGTGCCGTTGGCGCCCTCGGCGACGAGGATCGCGCCGTCCGGCGACCGGCGCGGGTACTCGAGCAGGCGGGCGACCTGGGTCCCGAAGCCCGCGCGCCGGAGGACGTCGACCGCGAGGGGCACCTCGCGGTCCATCGCCGGTCGTATCGCCGATGCCTGCCGCACCGGCCGGACCCTACCCAGCGGAGGGTCAGCGGCGCGGCGGCGGCGGATCGACGTACCGATCGCGCGTGACGACCGTCTCCTGGCGCCGCGGGGCCATCAGCAGGAACAGGGAGATGATCAGGCCGAGGACGCCGACGATCATCAGGATCAGGCCGACGGTCGACAGCTCGATCCCGCTGACCTCGTCGGTCACCGCGAAGCGCAGGATCGCGCCGGCGGCGATGAGGAAGAGCGAGGTTCCGATGCCCATGGAACCCGGTGTACCCGTGATGAATACGCTTCAGCCCATGAGCACGATCGCCTCCGACGTCTACGAGATCCCGCAGGAGCACAAGGACTTCCGCGACTTGGTCCGCCAGATCGCCGTCGAGAAGGTCGGGCCCCGGGCGGCGGAGATCGACGCGTCCGACGAGTACCCGTGGGACCTCCGCAAGCTGCTGTCGGAGAACGACGTGCTGGCGTTGCCGTTCGCCGAGGAGTGGGGCGGGACCGGCACCGGGACGATGATGTTGCAGATGGCGGTCGAGGAGCTCGCGAAGCAGAGCGCCGCGGTCGCGCTGCTGTTGATGGTGCAGGAGCTCGGGACGCTCCCGATCCAGCTGTTCGGGTCGGACGAGATGAAGGCGCGGTTCCTGCCCCGCTGCGCGACGGGCGAGTGGTCGCCGGCGTTCTGCCTGAGCGAGAGCGAGTCCGGGTCCGACGCGTCCGCGATGCGCACCACGGCGCGGCTGGACGGCGAGGAGTGGGTGATCAACGGGACGAAGTCCTGGATCACGAACGCGGGCGTCGCGGACTTCTACGTGGTCTTCGCGGTGACCGATCGGGAGAACCGGCGGGTGACGGCGTTCGTGGTCGAGAAGGACCGCGAGGGGTTCTCGGTGCCCAAGTACGAGCACAAGCTCGGGATCCACGGGTCGCCGACCGGGCAGCCGGTGTTCGACGACGTGCGGGTGCCGGCGGCCAACGTCATCGGCGACGTGGGGCGCGGGATGAGCGTCGCGCTGGGGACGCTCGAGCGGACCCGGCTGGGCGCCGCGGCGCAGGCCGTCGGGATCGCGCAGGGCGCCATCGACTACGCGGTGCAGTACGCGAAGGAGCGCCTGGCGTTCGGCAAGCCGATCATCGAGCTGCAGGGCCTGCAGTTCAAGCTCGCCGACATGCAGACCCGCACCGCCGCGGCCCGGGAGCTGCTGTACAAGGCCTGCGCGAAGATGGACCGCGGCGAGGCCGACAAGGCGATGTACTCCTCGATGGCGAAGCTCTTCGCGAGCGACACCGCGATGTACGTGACCGTCGAGGCGGTCCAGGTCCTGGGCGGCTACGGCTACGTGACCGAGTACCCCGTCGAACGCATGATGCGCGACGCGAAGATCACGCAGATCTACGAGGGGACCAACGAGGTCCAACGCGTGGTGATCGCCCGGCAGCTGGCGAAGTAGGGGCCGGCGGACGCGCCCGCCGGCGCGTTCGCATCGCCCCGTCGGTACACGCGCCACACCGAATCACCGTTTCACCTCCTCGCCCCAGCCGCGGTCGACTTGGCTGGGTCATCCCCAGGCAACCCGACCGCGATCGACGCACCGGGCGCGTCGGGCGCCGCGGGCTCGTGCATACGCCAATTGGCCATGGCCTTCCCGAGACGCCGTTCGCGGGGCAGTAGTCTGATCGGCGATCGTCATGTCGCTGCGCCGTACCGCTTTCGCCGCTGTGATCGCCATGAGCCTCGGGCTCACGATCATCGTGGTGCTCCAAGGTGGGTTCTCCACCATCGGCACCCTGCGGCTGCTCGAGATGGCCGGGGTGCTCGTCATGGCGGGTGCGGCGATGCTCGGCGCGATGGCGATCGTCGGCGTCCGGATGGCCGGCTGGAAGGAGCCGGAGTCCGAGGCGGACTTCGAGCGTGTCGTCCTGCGGGCCGAGCGGCTCGCGCGCGAGGGCACGGCCGCGGAGCCGTCCGAGGACGAGTTCATGGACCTCGACCCCTACGACGACGGCGACTTCGAGGAGCTCGTCCGCGACGCGATGGACGACCTCCCGGACCTGCTCCGCACGGCGCTCGATCGCAACGTCGCGGTCGTCATCTCCGACGGCGGCCGCCGCCACGGCGCCTACGGCCTGTACAACGGCGACGGCGCCTCCCGCGACGACTACCCGGACAAGATCATCATCTTCCGCGACACGCTCCGCCGCGACTTCGGCCACGACGCCGACGTCCTGCGCCACCAGGTGATGATCACCGTCCGCCACGAGCTCGCCCACCACATCGGGTTCGACGAGCTCGGCGTCCGCGACCTCGGCTTGTAACGCCGAAAGCCGCTACACCCGCGCCGGCGTGTGCACCACGACCGTCCCCGCCACGATGTCGTGCAGGCCGCGGCGGCGGTCGTCGACCAGGGCGGGGAGGAAGCCCGCGAAGAGCGGGATGATGCAGAGGCCGAGCCAGAGGACGCGGACGATGGAGCGTGCGACGGTCGGCGGCGCGCCTTCGTGGGCGTAGACCGTGAGCTCCATCGCGCGCATGC contains:
- a CDS encoding acyl-CoA dehydrogenase family protein — protein: MSTIASDVYEIPQEHKDFRDLVRQIAVEKVGPRAAEIDASDEYPWDLRKLLSENDVLALPFAEEWGGTGTGTMMLQMAVEELAKQSAAVALLLMVQELGTLPIQLFGSDEMKARFLPRCATGEWSPAFCLSESESGSDASAMRTTARLDGEEWVINGTKSWITNAGVADFYVVFAVTDRENRRVTAFVVEKDREGFSVPKYEHKLGIHGSPTGQPVFDDVRVPAANVIGDVGRGMSVALGTLERTRLGAAAQAVGIAQGAIDYAVQYAKERLAFGKPIIELQGLQFKLADMQTRTAAARELLYKACAKMDRGEADKAMYSSMAKLFASDTAMYVTVEAVQVLGGYGYVTEYPVERMMRDAKITQIYEGTNEVQRVVIARQLAK
- a CDS encoding GNAT family N-acetyltransferase, whose protein sequence is MDREVPLAVDVLRRAGFGTQVARLLEYPRRSPDGAILVAEGANGTIVGVACCAAFATSGWIGALGVSPEARRSGLGTALTEAAVRWLRNHGAQTVLLYATEAGRPVYERLGFVAEQRAIAWRGVAGAAPPLDLQRLGDADRARIRALDQAVTGERRDAVLDAIHPLAGVFAGGWGGVVNGMTGWAIASPWGAGTAIAATRPETGVALMAAATGGPAAGTLIVPDGNLAANDALRAWRFVRLNDALRMRLGPDVGWHPEHQFGLFNLFWG
- a CDS encoding long-chain-fatty-acid--CoA ligase; this translates as MGSNLATILTDSASKFGDRPAIKLDDAVFNYTLLDEASARVATMLKSMGLEPGDRVGIMLPNVPYFPVAYYGILRAGGVVVPMNVLLKGREVGFYLKDPGAKVVFAWHDFLDAAQTGADDAGAQLIDVKPGEIEGRIFEHEPDLDVAEVADDDTAVILYTSGTTGQPKGAELTHGNLMKNAAASRALFGLDEDVVVLGALPLFHSFGQTCGMNATIGAGGCLSLIPRFDPAKALEIIERDKVKVFEGVPTMYGAMLHQPDREKHDTSSLEICASGGAALPVELLRGFDEAFHCKVLEGYGLSETSPVASFNHPDKERKPGSIGTPIAGVEMKVVDEDGKDLPTGDVGEIVIKGHNVMKGYWNKPEATAEAIKDGWFHSGDLAKVDDDGYFFIVDRKKDMIIRGGYNVYPREIEEVLYEHPAVREAAVVGVPHDDLGEEVGAAVALKEGEELSAEELQAYVKENVAAYKYPRHIWFVSDLPKGPTGKILKREIDVPQQADKA
- a CDS encoding rhodanese-like domain-containing protein, whose protein sequence is MSSNDIEITPEDARRRFEAGEIQLVDVREGYEWDQSRIPGDVRHIPLNDLTGQAASIDKDQPVVFQCRAGSRSFMAAQAFRASGYEAYSLTGGLLAWDDLGLPLDPPDAGVAEH
- a CDS encoding metallopeptidase family protein, whose translation is MSLGLTIIVVLQGGFSTIGTLRLLEMAGVLVMAGAAMLGAMAIVGVRMAGWKEPESEADFERVVLRAERLAREGTAAEPSEDEFMDLDPYDDGDFEELVRDAMDDLPDLLRTALDRNVAVVISDGGRRHGAYGLYNGDGASRDDYPDKIIIFRDTLRRDFGHDADVLRHQVMITVRHELAHHIGFDELGVRDLGL
- a CDS encoding DUF6458 family protein, with amino-acid sequence MGIGTSLFLIAAGAILRFAVTDEVSGIELSTVGLILMIVGVLGLIISLFLLMAPRRQETVVTRDRYVDPPPPRR
- a CDS encoding methyl-accepting chemotaxis protein, producing the protein MTEVEETRKVSRLASTRMRILLAVVALLVFVSVEITVVLSKISAIDARHVEDGVSSAKTAFVAGTVLLLICVVAMSLWSQIEIKKRLSEISHAANSIADGDLEPDVHLLVHDFDEVGRSAGAVQRMLAELRLIADHAGSVAEGDLSGELAPRSERDELRRSLTAMTAGLRGMVHDLSQAAETVAQVSSRVVVDADEAGRAVDEIARAVGEVASGAERQVASVFEVRGLSTNVASATQDSARGAADAADQAGRARELAHEGAAAVGAASEAMMAVSGASAEVTATIRSLGDRSSRIGSMVDTIGGIAGQTNLLALNAAIEAARAGEQGRGFAVVAEEVRKLADESQQAASSIASLIAEIQTETERALTVVEDGAARTEDGVATVEAARASFAEIGEAVEVTSGRVAEIAASIGAIAESSQKVDADVGEVASVAEQSSAAAQQVAASSNQTVASTKQIVASAEELTRSAEELHRLAGRFVLVRS
- a CDS encoding cold-shock protein, which produces MASGIVKWFSDDKGFGFITPDEGGKDLFVHHSAIVADGYRSLPEGAAVTYEEEAGDKGPKAVNVVRS